One window of the Archangium primigenium genome contains the following:
- a CDS encoding response regulator, which translates to MTAPLTHSLDTPTRAHARQRVLVVDDFDDAREMYAEYLEFVGFQVDVARNGVEAVEKAQGALPDIILMDLSLPVMDGWEATRRLKQDQRTRNIPVMALSGHVLAGNAEQARQAGADEFVAKPCLPQDLEDRIRRMLQPGKSKVTP; encoded by the coding sequence ATGACCGCACCGCTCACGCACTCCCTCGACACTCCCACCCGCGCCCACGCACGTCAGCGGGTGCTCGTGGTGGACGACTTCGACGACGCCCGCGAGATGTACGCGGAGTACCTGGAGTTCGTGGGCTTCCAGGTGGACGTGGCGCGCAACGGGGTGGAGGCGGTGGAGAAGGCCCAGGGGGCCCTGCCCGACATCATCCTCATGGACCTGTCCCTGCCGGTGATGGATGGCTGGGAGGCCACGCGCCGGCTCAAGCAGGATCAGCGCACGCGCAATATTCCGGTCATGGCGCTCAGCGGCCACGTGCTGGCGGGCAACGCCGAGCAGGCGCGGCAGGCGGGCGCGGACGAGTTCGTCGCCAAGCCGTGCCTGCCGCAGGACCTGGAGGACCGCATCCGCCGGATGCTCCAGCCCGGCAAGTCCAAGGTCACGCCCTAG
- a CDS encoding carboxypeptidase-like regulatory domain-containing protein, which produces MRWAVVVPFLVMGCGPGGSNGDGIADGVLKPDSVSAVAPATPKGTVSGQVLDTRMQPLTDATVTLLIGSDTSGTAYSKKTDGAGNFMFTGVPAGSGVLVTASKDGYATLRANTTVPSSAGNIPINNGNASLGAMMLADTSGSVSFTLYTPSGHPAANARAYLEATPAGMLAFNGTEASTTSSVIATPVLANEMGIVTFSGVPSPGELARIGGAGFGGYRLFVDPVDYNGDGIIDAAGTVAEFSASSLIGRGYSQLVRLESPTNTDGGGTFNLVATNLASLQATVDRRPSRNLLREGESIFLGFNQPVLRESMLAILTDESGRDQIDVTVTANATGDVYSITPAAGRIAEGQEYNLILRATSAYSGLVRTWKGSFVRGDVKSPRALAITSVTFKDLNTAGNVSNVLDAGECVVVTFNQVVSTNPGAVIPLEATLSGGPETLNIKTVLPASYPATGNACFPGEATKFPIDSAASATTRFYFQYGTAGAAGYPPLNPRSVTANLRMEFTKFQLLDLASYYETAWGVPVPATTVLEKQLLAPQP; this is translated from the coding sequence ATGCGCTGGGCAGTCGTGGTGCCGTTCCTGGTGATGGGGTGCGGCCCCGGGGGCTCGAATGGAGATGGGATCGCCGATGGCGTCCTCAAGCCGGATTCCGTGTCGGCGGTGGCGCCGGCCACGCCCAAGGGCACCGTCTCCGGGCAGGTGCTCGACACCCGCATGCAGCCCCTCACGGACGCCACCGTGACGCTGCTCATCGGCAGTGACACGTCGGGCACGGCCTACTCCAAGAAGACGGACGGCGCGGGCAACTTCATGTTCACCGGCGTGCCCGCGGGCTCGGGCGTGCTGGTGACCGCGTCCAAGGACGGCTACGCCACGCTGCGCGCCAACACCACCGTGCCCTCCAGCGCGGGCAACATCCCCATCAACAACGGCAACGCCAGCCTGGGCGCCATGATGCTGGCGGACACCAGCGGCTCGGTGAGCTTCACGCTCTACACGCCCTCGGGCCACCCCGCGGCCAACGCGCGCGCCTACCTCGAGGCCACGCCCGCCGGCATGCTCGCCTTCAACGGCACCGAGGCCTCCACCACCAGCTCGGTGATCGCCACGCCGGTGCTCGCCAACGAGATGGGCATCGTCACCTTCTCCGGCGTGCCCTCCCCCGGAGAGCTCGCGCGCATCGGTGGCGCGGGCTTCGGCGGCTACCGCCTCTTCGTGGACCCGGTGGACTACAACGGCGATGGCATCATCGACGCGGCCGGCACGGTCGCCGAGTTCAGCGCCTCCTCGCTGATCGGCCGGGGCTACTCGCAGCTCGTGCGCCTGGAGTCGCCCACCAACACCGACGGGGGCGGCACCTTCAACCTGGTGGCCACCAACCTGGCGAGCCTCCAGGCCACCGTCGACCGGCGCCCCTCGCGCAACCTCCTGCGCGAGGGCGAGTCCATCTTCCTGGGCTTCAACCAGCCCGTGCTGCGCGAGTCGATGCTCGCCATCCTCACCGACGAGTCGGGGCGGGATCAGATCGACGTCACCGTGACCGCCAACGCCACCGGCGACGTGTACTCCATCACCCCCGCGGCGGGCCGCATCGCCGAGGGCCAGGAGTACAACCTCATCCTGCGCGCCACCTCGGCCTACTCGGGCCTGGTGCGCACCTGGAAGGGCTCCTTCGTGCGCGGTGACGTGAAGAGCCCGCGCGCGCTGGCCATCACCTCCGTGACCTTCAAGGACCTCAACACCGCGGGCAACGTGTCCAACGTGCTGGATGCCGGCGAGTGCGTGGTCGTCACCTTCAACCAGGTGGTGTCCACCAACCCCGGCGCCGTCATCCCGCTGGAGGCCACGCTGTCCGGCGGCCCCGAGACGCTCAACATCAAGACGGTGCTGCCGGCCTCCTACCCCGCCACGGGCAATGCCTGCTTCCCGGGCGAGGCGACGAAGTTCCCCATCGACAGCGCGGCTTCCGCCACCACGCGATTCTACTTCCAGTACGGTACGGCGGGCGCGGCGGGCTACCCGCCCCTCAACCCGCGCAGCGTCACGGCCAACCTCCGCATGGAGTTCACCAAGTTCCAGCTGCTGGACCTGGCCTCCTACTACGAGACGGCGTGGGGCGTGCCGGTGCCGGCCACCACGGTGCTCGAGAAGCAGCTGCTCGCGCCGCAGCCGTAG